From a region of the Thermus caldilimi genome:
- a CDS encoding bifunctional alpha,alpha-trehalose-phosphate synthase (UDP-forming)/trehalose-phosphatase has protein sequence MSLIIVANRAPFRLTAEGLVPAVGGLATALLPVLEARGGTWVAAAEWSERGRMTQPRQTGIRLERVFLSEKEWQGYYGGFSNRILWPLCHYFLEKIELRREYFQDYLRVNRRFAEAVARVHRKGDTVFVQDYHLLLLPGLLRERIQGPIGFFFHIPWPSSGVFRILPWGRALVEGVLGADLVGFHTWEYAENFLRTAAYYGFSVEGNGVRVGERTVRVEAYPLGIDTHRFHELSQSPEVGAYARSLRRLAGVDRLILGVDRLDYTKGIRERLLAFERFLQAYPHWRGRVAFFQIATPSRTQVAAYRELKRQVDEVVGRILGGFLREDWVPLRYFYQTYTQEELAAFYRAADVALITPLRDGMNLVALEYAYTSSEGVLVLSNLAGAAEYLKEALLVNPYDLDGMAAALDRALRMPYGERQERLRALKARVEALDAQSWADRFLSSLEVHLGQGSRRGGMRVEKPLFLLDYDGTLAPIAPRPEEAFPHPEALEVLRALMVRYPLYVITGRRVEDLARLLPLPGLRVVGGHGLEEGEVGGESHPLFPVDLGPLRRVLPSCPGVWLEDKGFALALHYRGAEDEERARACLEGWLAAQRELLEALGLEALAGKKVLEIKPKGTSKGQAVLRLLERHPGHTPVYIGDDATDESAFQALEGKGLTFKVGPGPTRAEGRFKDVEAVLAYLKSYL, from the coding sequence GTGAGTCTGATTATCGTGGCCAACCGTGCCCCCTTCCGTTTGACCGCCGAGGGCCTAGTCCCCGCGGTGGGGGGGCTGGCCACCGCCTTGTTGCCGGTCCTCGAGGCCCGGGGAGGGACCTGGGTGGCTGCGGCGGAGTGGAGTGAAAGGGGTCGCATGACCCAGCCCAGGCAAACCGGGATCCGGCTGGAAAGGGTTTTCCTCAGCGAGAAGGAATGGCAGGGCTACTATGGAGGGTTTTCCAACCGGATCCTCTGGCCCCTTTGCCACTACTTCCTAGAGAAGATAGAGTTAAGACGGGAGTATTTCCAGGATTACCTGCGGGTAAACCGCCGCTTTGCCGAGGCGGTAGCCCGCGTTCACCGGAAGGGAGATACGGTCTTTGTGCAGGATTACCATCTCCTTCTCCTCCCTGGGCTGCTCCGGGAGAGGATCCAAGGCCCCATAGGCTTCTTCTTCCACATTCCCTGGCCCTCCAGCGGGGTTTTCCGCATCCTTCCCTGGGGAAGGGCCTTGGTGGAGGGGGTGCTGGGGGCAGACCTGGTGGGTTTCCATACCTGGGAGTATGCGGAGAACTTCCTGCGTACCGCTGCCTATTACGGCTTTTCTGTGGAGGGGAACGGGGTGCGGGTGGGGGAGCGCACCGTGCGGGTGGAGGCCTATCCCTTAGGCATCGATACCCACCGGTTCCACGAGCTTTCGCAAAGCCCAGAGGTGGGGGCCTACGCCAGGAGCCTACGGCGCCTGGCCGGGGTGGACCGCTTGATCCTGGGGGTGGACCGGCTGGACTACACCAAGGGGATCCGGGAAAGGCTTTTGGCCTTTGAACGCTTCCTCCAGGCCTACCCCCACTGGCGGGGCCGGGTGGCCTTTTTCCAGATCGCCACCCCAAGCCGCACCCAGGTGGCCGCCTACCGCGAGCTCAAGCGCCAGGTGGACGAGGTGGTGGGGCGCATCCTGGGTGGTTTCCTGCGGGAGGACTGGGTGCCCCTCCGCTACTTCTATCAGACCTACACCCAGGAGGAGCTTGCCGCTTTCTACCGGGCCGCCGACGTAGCCCTCATCACCCCCTTGCGGGACGGGATGAACCTGGTGGCCCTGGAGTATGCCTACACCTCCTCGGAAGGGGTATTGGTCCTCTCCAACCTGGCCGGGGCAGCGGAGTACCTCAAGGAGGCCCTCCTGGTGAACCCCTACGACCTGGATGGCATGGCTGCCGCCCTGGATAGGGCCTTGCGCATGCCCTATGGGGAGCGGCAGGAGAGGCTTAGGGCGTTGAAGGCGAGGGTGGAGGCTTTGGATGCCCAAAGCTGGGCGGATCGTTTCCTCTCCTCCTTGGAGGTTCATTTGGGGCAGGGGTCCCGAAGGGGTGGGATGAGGGTGGAAAAGCCCCTTTTCCTCCTGGACTACGACGGCACCCTGGCGCCCATCGCCCCTAGGCCGGAGGAGGCCTTTCCCCACCCCGAGGCCTTGGAGGTTCTAAGGGCGCTCATGGTCCGCTACCCCCTCTACGTGATCACGGGGAGGCGGGTGGAGGATCTGGCCAGGCTCCTACCCCTTCCGGGCCTGAGGGTGGTGGGGGGGCATGGCTTGGAGGAAGGCGAGGTGGGTGGGGAAAGCCATCCCCTTTTTCCTGTGGACCTCGGCCCCCTGCGGCGGGTACTTCCCTCCTGCCCGGGGGTTTGGTTGGAGGATAAGGGGTTTGCCCTGGCCCTCCACTACCGGGGGGCGGAGGATGAGGAAAGAGCCCGGGCCTGCCTGGAGGGGTGGCTTGCCGCCCAGCGGGAGCTTTTGGAGGCCTTGGGCCTCGAGGCCCTTGCGGGGAAGAAGGTCTTGGAGATCAAGCCTAAGGGGACCAGCAAAGGCCAGGCGGTGTTGCGGCTTTTGGAAAGACATCCCGGCCACACCCCTGTCTACATCGGGGACGATGCCACCGATGAGTCCGCTTTCCAGGCCCTTGAGGGGAAAGGGCTGACCTTTAAGGTGGGCCCGGGGCCCACCCGGGCGGAAGGGCGGTTTAAGGATGTGGAGGCGGTCCTGGCCTACTTGAAGTCTTACCTCTAG
- a CDS encoding alpha-amylase family glycosyl hydrolase, which yields MWWKETVVYQIYPRSFQDTNGDGVGDLEGIRRRLNYLKSLGVGAIWLSPFYKSPMKDFGYDVADYCQVDPIFGTLEDFDRLLKEAHALGIKVLIDLVPNHTSDQHPWFLESRGSRDNPKRNWYIWKDPAPGGGPPNNWQSFFGGPAWTLDERTGQYYLHLFLPEQPDLNWQNPEVREAIYEAMRFWLKRGVDGFRVDVLWLLAKDPLFRDEPGNPEWRPGLPDRLRHDHLFTEDQPETYAYVREMRQVLDQFSEPGGERVMVGEIYLPLHRLVRYYRAGCHLPFNFSLITEGLPHWRPENLARLVEAYESLLTPWDWPNWVLGNHDQPRLASRLGEAQARVAAMLLFTLRGTPTWYYGDELALPNGEIPPNKVQDPAALRQKDRTPAGYHSLGRDPERTPMPWDTSPYAGFSTVEPWLPLNPDWPVRNVAVQEKDPRSMLQLVKRLIALRQDPGLLLGSYRTYRAGNGIYAYLRGEGLLVALNFTDRERALELPQKGQVVLSTHLDREEAVGNILRLRPDEGAVIRLG from the coding sequence ATGTGGTGGAAGGAAACCGTGGTCTACCAGATCTACCCCAGAAGCTTCCAGGACACAAACGGGGATGGCGTCGGCGACCTCGAGGGCATCCGGAGAAGGCTTAATTACCTGAAGTCCCTGGGGGTGGGGGCCATCTGGCTCTCCCCCTTTTACAAGAGCCCCATGAAGGACTTCGGCTACGACGTGGCCGACTACTGCCAGGTGGACCCCATCTTCGGCACCCTCGAGGACTTTGACCGCCTCCTCAAGGAGGCCCATGCCCTGGGGATTAAGGTCCTCATCGACCTGGTGCCCAACCACACCTCGGACCAGCACCCCTGGTTTTTGGAGTCCCGCGGTTCCCGGGACAACCCCAAGCGGAACTGGTACATCTGGAAAGACCCTGCTCCCGGCGGAGGACCCCCCAACAACTGGCAGAGCTTCTTCGGGGGCCCCGCCTGGACCCTGGACGAAAGGACCGGGCAGTACTACCTCCACCTCTTCCTGCCCGAGCAACCGGACCTCAACTGGCAAAACCCCGAGGTGCGGGAGGCCATCTATGAGGCCATGCGCTTTTGGCTTAAGCGGGGGGTGGATGGTTTTCGGGTGGATGTCCTTTGGCTTTTGGCCAAGGACCCCCTCTTCCGGGATGAGCCAGGAAACCCCGAGTGGCGGCCCGGGCTTCCCGACCGTCTCCGCCACGACCACCTCTTCACGGAGGACCAACCGGAAACCTACGCCTATGTGCGGGAAATGCGCCAGGTTTTGGACCAGTTCAGCGAGCCAGGCGGGGAACGGGTCATGGTGGGGGAGATCTACCTCCCCCTCCACCGCCTGGTGCGCTACTACCGGGCGGGCTGCCACCTTCCCTTCAACTTCAGCCTGATCACCGAGGGCCTACCCCACTGGCGGCCTGAGAACCTCGCCCGCCTGGTGGAGGCGTACGAAAGCCTCCTTACCCCCTGGGACTGGCCCAACTGGGTCTTGGGCAACCACGACCAGCCCCGGCTGGCCTCCCGCCTGGGGGAAGCCCAGGCCCGGGTGGCGGCCATGCTCCTCTTCACCCTGCGGGGCACCCCCACCTGGTACTACGGGGACGAGCTGGCCCTGCCCAACGGGGAGATCCCCCCAAACAAAGTGCAGGACCCCGCCGCCCTAAGACAGAAGGACCGCACCCCCGCGGGCTACCACAGCCTGGGCCGGGACCCCGAGCGCACCCCTATGCCCTGGGATACCTCCCCTTACGCGGGTTTCTCCACCGTGGAGCCTTGGCTTCCCCTCAACCCCGACTGGCCGGTAAGAAACGTGGCGGTCCAGGAAAAAGATCCCCGGTCCATGCTCCAGCTGGTGAAGCGCCTCATCGCCTTACGCCAAGACCCGGGCCTGCTCCTTGGCTCCTACCGCACCTACCGGGCAGGGAATGGGATCTACGCCTACCTGCGGGGCGAAGGCCTTCTGGTGGCTTTGAACTTCACGGACCGGGAAAGGGCCTTGGAGCTACCGCAAAAGGGCCAGGTGGTCCTCTCCACCCATCTGGACCGGGAGGAGGCTGTGGGAAACATCCTGCGCCTGCGCCCAGACGAAGGCGCCGTGATCCGGTTAGGCTAA
- a CDS encoding class I SAM-dependent methyltransferase, translating to MREDPFAPLAEAYEAWYETPLGAFVIAEEERALRWLLPPGESLLEVGAGTGYWLKRLPYAKKVGLEPSLAMLRVGQKQVPEATWVAGRGEALPFPEKSFDAVLIFTVLEFVEDVERVLLEARRVLRPRGSLVVGILEALSPWAALYRRLGEQGVTPWAQARFLAREDLEGLLGPPEVEGKAVFLAPEAKPPFAEADGAGKRAGNRGALYLGRWR from the coding sequence ATGCGGGAGGATCCCTTCGCCCCTTTGGCTGAGGCCTACGAGGCCTGGTACGAAACTCCCTTGGGAGCCTTCGTCATCGCCGAGGAGGAAAGGGCTTTGCGATGGCTCCTTCCCCCGGGGGAAAGCCTCCTCGAGGTGGGGGCGGGGACCGGCTACTGGCTGAAGCGCCTCCCTTACGCCAAGAAGGTGGGACTTGAACCCTCCTTGGCCATGCTGCGGGTGGGGCAAAAGCAGGTGCCGGAAGCCACCTGGGTGGCGGGCAGAGGGGAGGCCTTGCCCTTCCCGGAAAAGAGCTTCGACGCCGTGCTCATCTTCACCGTGCTGGAGTTCGTGGAGGATGTGGAAAGGGTCCTCCTCGAGGCCCGAAGGGTCCTAAGGCCTAGAGGAAGCCTGGTGGTGGGGATCCTGGAGGCCCTCTCCCCCTGGGCAGCCCTATACCGCAGGCTGGGAGAACAGGGCGTTACCCCTTGGGCCCAGGCCCGTTTCCTCGCCCGTGAGGACCTGGAAGGCCTCCTAGGTCCCCCCGAGGTGGAAGGGAAAGCGGTCTTCCTGGCGCCCGAGGCCAAGCCTCCCTTTGCCGAGGCGGACGGGGCAGGGAAGCGTGCGGGTAACCGCGGCGCCCTATACTTGGGAAGATGGCGGTAA
- a CDS encoding class I SAM-dependent methyltransferase → MAVKVLFALYPLLQGDYRAVEKALSALEESGVVYRVLPTHSEVSGEEGAVFQALQAAYLAAAEEGATVMWALFTNACEARDPFRSPERIKRFPPSEITRKALEGLGARSALDIGTGTGVFAEAFARLGLFTVGVDPRSDRLEVARAKVKKAHFLEAHGENLPFPAQSFDLAFFGLSLHHLDPIPALREAARVARRVVVLEWPFRQEEEGPPLEHRFSPEQLKTLFQEAIGLPPRLWTEATYTLAILDQP, encoded by the coding sequence ATGGCGGTAAAAGTCCTCTTCGCCCTCTACCCCCTTCTGCAAGGGGATTACCGGGCCGTGGAAAAGGCCCTTTCGGCCCTGGAGGAAAGCGGGGTGGTGTACCGGGTCCTGCCCACCCACTCCGAGGTTTCCGGGGAAGAGGGGGCCGTTTTCCAGGCCCTCCAGGCCGCATATCTGGCCGCGGCAGAGGAAGGGGCCACGGTGATGTGGGCCCTTTTCACCAACGCCTGCGAGGCCCGCGATCCCTTCCGCTCCCCTGAGCGCATCAAGCGCTTTCCCCCTTCGGAGATCACCAGGAAGGCCCTGGAGGGCCTAGGGGCGAGAAGCGCTTTGGACATCGGCACGGGAACCGGGGTCTTCGCCGAGGCCTTCGCCCGCCTGGGCCTTTTCACCGTGGGGGTGGACCCCAGGTCCGATCGCCTCGAGGTGGCCCGAGCCAAGGTGAAGAAAGCCCATTTCCTGGAAGCCCACGGGGAAAACCTCCCCTTCCCAGCCCAAAGCTTTGACCTGGCCTTCTTCGGCCTGAGCCTCCACCACCTGGACCCTATCCCCGCTTTGAGGGAAGCTGCCCGGGTGGCCAGGCGGGTGGTGGTCTTGGAATGGCCCTTCCGACAAGAAGAGGAGGGCCCACCCCTGGAGCACAGGTTTTCTCCTGAACAGCTTAAGACCCTCTTCCAGGAAGCCATAGGCCTCCCTCCTAGGCTATGGACCGAGGCCACCTACACCCTGGCTATTTTAGATCAACCTTGA
- a CDS encoding DJ-1/PfpI family protein — protein sequence MARKILFLVGDFVEDYEVMVPFQALKMLGFEVHAVCPGKRTGQRIRTAVHDFEGDQTYSEKPGHNFTLNYSFDEVDPTQYHALVVPGGRAPEYIRREPRVLEIVRHFFETGKPVAAICHGLQVLTAAGVMKGRRATAYPAVGPELTLAGAQYEEVPVDQAVVDGNLVTAPAWPAHPTWLAQFLEVLGVRVEGV from the coding sequence ATGGCCCGCAAGATTCTCTTTCTGGTGGGGGACTTCGTGGAGGATTATGAGGTCATGGTGCCCTTCCAGGCCCTGAAGATGCTGGGGTTTGAGGTGCACGCTGTATGCCCGGGGAAGCGCACCGGCCAGCGGATCCGTACCGCTGTGCATGACTTTGAGGGTGACCAAACCTACTCGGAAAAACCCGGTCACAACTTCACCCTCAACTACTCCTTTGACGAGGTGGACCCCACCCAGTATCACGCCCTGGTGGTTCCGGGAGGACGGGCTCCCGAGTATATCCGCCGCGAGCCCAGGGTGCTGGAGATCGTCCGTCACTTCTTTGAAACGGGAAAACCCGTGGCCGCCATCTGCCACGGGCTTCAGGTGCTCACCGCAGCCGGGGTGATGAAAGGGCGCAGGGCTACCGCCTATCCTGCGGTGGGGCCGGAGCTGACCCTGGCCGGGGCCCAGTATGAGGAGGTGCCGGTGGACCAAGCGGTAGTCGACGGCAATCTGGTTACCGCGCCCGCCTGGCCCGCCCATCCCACGTGGTTGGCTCAGTTCCTGGAGGTCCTAGGGGTTCGGGTAGAGGGGGTATAG
- the lnt gene encoding apolipoprotein N-acyltransferase — protein sequence MRSFFLGFLLALTLPPFPLGFFAPLVLAFLLQGGFRTGFLMGLGFWGLHLIWLPQSFAQLFGPLGVVPFVPLVLLKALSFGFLFALTPTPLTRVGGWVVWEWLTEQGDLAFPWGFLGYSLVEAPGRVLAAWGGVYLLSLWVLLVAWGLRERRYGILLLWGVLWLFPLPPEAGPERALLVQGNVNPLAKVQGELDQEVYLRFTKEALAQYPEARLVVWPETAVWRIPEEVNRLLQDRLLLTGLNLYGPNRAVLYQGGQVLGHYDKVRLVPFGERFPFREILGEVYGFFFQAFGLGELADRTPGDRLAPLGPYGTMICYESAFPSVARTLVGEGAGVLVLLTNDAWYGPSFGGKQHFALGRLRAVETGRWLLRAGNDGITASIDPYGRVVAQIPPHQEGYLLAPYSLKEGRTLYVRYGDWAVGVALTLFLWGLILRMRAPGWRNR from the coding sequence GTGCGGTCCTTCTTCTTGGGTTTCCTCCTGGCCTTAACCTTACCCCCTTTCCCCTTGGGCTTTTTCGCCCCTTTGGTCCTGGCTTTCCTCCTCCAGGGGGGTTTTCGCACGGGTTTTCTCATGGGCTTAGGGTTTTGGGGCCTCCACCTTATCTGGCTTCCCCAAAGCTTCGCCCAGCTCTTCGGCCCCTTGGGGGTGGTGCCCTTCGTGCCCCTGGTGCTCCTCAAGGCCCTTTCCTTTGGGTTCCTCTTCGCCCTGACCCCCACGCCCCTTACCCGGGTGGGGGGATGGGTGGTGTGGGAATGGCTCACGGAACAAGGGGATTTGGCCTTCCCCTGGGGTTTCCTAGGCTACAGCCTGGTGGAGGCTCCCGGGCGGGTGCTGGCCGCCTGGGGGGGAGTCTACCTCCTTTCCCTTTGGGTTTTGCTGGTGGCCTGGGGCCTTAGGGAGCGGCGCTACGGGATTCTTCTGCTCTGGGGGGTGTTGTGGCTTTTCCCTTTGCCCCCGGAAGCAGGGCCGGAAAGGGCCCTTCTGGTTCAGGGGAACGTTAACCCCCTGGCCAAGGTGCAAGGGGAGTTGGATCAGGAGGTCTACCTTCGTTTTACCAAGGAAGCTTTGGCCCAGTACCCGGAGGCGAGACTGGTGGTCTGGCCGGAAACGGCGGTGTGGCGGATCCCCGAGGAAGTCAACCGCCTGCTTCAAGACCGGCTCCTCCTCACCGGCCTCAACCTTTACGGGCCTAACCGGGCGGTTCTATACCAGGGGGGGCAGGTCCTGGGCCATTACGACAAGGTGCGCTTGGTGCCTTTTGGGGAGCGTTTTCCCTTCCGGGAGATCCTGGGAGAGGTGTACGGGTTTTTCTTCCAGGCCTTTGGCCTAGGGGAGCTTGCGGACCGTACGCCAGGGGACCGGCTGGCTCCCCTCGGCCCTTACGGGACCATGATCTGCTACGAATCCGCCTTTCCCTCCGTGGCCCGCACCTTGGTTGGGGAGGGGGCGGGGGTGCTGGTCCTTCTCACCAACGATGCCTGGTATGGTCCCTCCTTCGGCGGCAAGCAGCACTTCGCCCTGGGGCGGCTTAGGGCGGTGGAAACGGGGCGCTGGCTCTTACGGGCGGGAAACGACGGCATCACCGCCAGCATAGACCCCTATGGCCGGGTGGTGGCGCAGATTCCCCCACACCAGGAGGGGTACCTCCTGGCTCCCTACAGCTTGAAGGAGGGCCGTACCCTTTACGTCCGCTACGGGGACTGGGCGGTGGGGGTGGCGTTGACGCTTTTCCTCTGGGGCCTTATCCTTAGGATGCGCGCGCCGGGGTGGCGGAACCGGTAG
- a CDS encoding metallophosphoesterase family protein, with product MRLGILSDIHANLPALEAALEALRDEGVDEVLVLGDLVGYGPHPKQVIGRLLKEGLPAIAGAWDLRVAYPLPGTLPEGVGKATLEWTRSQLSGKELNYLRFLRLSHRKTYEGKRLVAFHGTPGNPESHLDLLGPANQLMPLLERYGAAVLLLGGRHLPLSRRVGMGLVADPGSVGLSLSGEPGADAMILDTGTLEVHFLKVPYDLGPLIFDLRAWELPPVLEKVYRTGRFPKED from the coding sequence ATGCGGCTCGGGATCCTCTCCGACATCCACGCCAACCTGCCGGCCCTCGAGGCTGCCCTCGAAGCCCTGCGGGATGAAGGCGTGGACGAGGTCCTGGTCCTGGGGGACCTGGTGGGCTACGGCCCCCATCCCAAGCAGGTCATCGGCCGCCTTCTCAAGGAAGGGCTTCCCGCTATCGCCGGGGCCTGGGACCTGAGGGTGGCCTATCCCTTGCCGGGAACCTTGCCCGAAGGGGTGGGCAAGGCCACCTTGGAATGGACCCGGTCCCAACTTTCGGGAAAGGAGCTAAACTACTTGCGCTTCTTGCGTCTTTCCCACCGCAAAACTTATGAAGGAAAACGCCTGGTGGCCTTCCACGGTACCCCTGGTAACCCCGAAAGCCACCTGGACCTCCTGGGCCCGGCCAACCAGCTTATGCCCCTTCTGGAACGGTACGGTGCCGCGGTTCTCCTCCTGGGAGGGCGTCACCTGCCCCTTTCCCGCCGGGTGGGCATGGGTCTTGTAGCCGATCCAGGGAGCGTGGGCCTAAGCCTAAGCGGGGAGCCCGGGGCCGATGCCATGATCCTGGACACGGGAACTCTCGAGGTCCACTTTCTCAAGGTGCCCTACGACCTAGGACCCCTCATCTTTGACCTCCGGGCCTGGGAACTTCCCCCCGTCCTGGAAAAGGTCTACCGCACCGGACGCTTCCCCAAGGAGGACTGA
- the queG gene encoding tRNA epoxyqueuosine(34) reductase QueG has protein sequence MEVRPLLEEALGERGLLYAWAPLALPEEAESRFRRFLAEGRHGGMAYLERGVEARFHLEYRFPWARSALVVFAPYAYPDPGMPKGGVRVGRVARYAWVRDYHLLLGEELKALEALAQRLGVQAKGYVDHGPIPERTLAALSGMGWVGKSGMFLSPGFGVHAFIGVLLTSLEVEAFPLHLNRCGRCTRCLASCPTGALLGDGTLDARVCVSYLTVEHKGFIPPGLWPGIGEWLLGCDLCQEICPWERFGRVWRGFRPEPELAHPDLAGFLRLSGRAFQRRYGDTAFARPGRAHMARNALIVLSNLGLGEDLLREAARDPHPLVRRTALHALYRAGLGIEGFLRDHDEGIRVEASVLLGEASGAVDLFQDGGKFPGPEVKDEGS, from the coding sequence GTGGAGGTCCGCCCGCTTCTAGAGGAAGCCCTTGGGGAGCGGGGACTCCTTTACGCCTGGGCGCCCTTGGCTCTACCTGAGGAGGCCGAAAGCCGCTTCCGGCGCTTCCTGGCCGAGGGACGGCACGGGGGAATGGCCTATCTGGAACGAGGCGTGGAGGCCCGTTTCCACCTGGAGTACCGCTTTCCCTGGGCGCGAAGCGCCCTGGTGGTCTTCGCCCCCTATGCCTACCCCGACCCCGGGATGCCCAAGGGGGGAGTCCGGGTGGGTCGGGTGGCCCGCTACGCCTGGGTGCGGGACTACCATCTGCTCCTTGGCGAGGAGCTGAAGGCCCTCGAGGCCCTGGCCCAGCGCCTGGGGGTACAGGCCAAGGGCTACGTGGACCACGGTCCCATCCCCGAGCGCACCCTGGCGGCCCTTTCCGGGATGGGCTGGGTTGGGAAAAGCGGTATGTTCCTTTCCCCGGGGTTTGGGGTACATGCCTTCATCGGGGTGCTTCTCACCTCCTTGGAAGTGGAGGCTTTTCCTCTCCACCTAAACCGCTGCGGGCGCTGCACCCGTTGCCTTGCCTCCTGCCCCACGGGAGCCCTTCTGGGGGATGGCACCTTGGATGCCCGGGTTTGTGTGAGCTACCTCACCGTGGAACATAAGGGCTTCATACCTCCTGGGCTTTGGCCGGGGATAGGGGAGTGGCTTTTGGGATGCGACCTCTGCCAGGAAATCTGCCCCTGGGAGCGGTTTGGCCGGGTGTGGCGGGGCTTTAGGCCGGAGCCAGAGCTGGCCCACCCGGACCTTGCCGGGTTCCTTCGCCTCTCGGGAAGGGCTTTCCAAAGGAGGTACGGGGACACGGCTTTCGCTCGTCCGGGGAGGGCCCACATGGCCCGGAATGCCCTCATTGTCCTGAGCAACCTGGGCCTGGGGGAGGATCTCCTGCGGGAGGCAGCCCGGGATCCCCACCCCTTGGTGCGCCGCACGGCCCTCCATGCCCTTTACCGGGCTGGCTTGGGGATTGAGGGGTTTCTAAGGGATCACGATGAGGGGATTCGGGTCGAGGCCTCAGTCCTCCTTGGGGAAGCGTCCGGTGCGGTAGACCTTTTCCAGGACGGGGGGAAGTTCCCAGGCCCGGAGGTCAAAGATGAGGGGTCCTAG
- a CDS encoding homoserine dehydrogenase: MEEVKIALLGGGTVGSAFYTLVQERLEDFHALGFSPRFLGVLVRDRSKPRSIPDELLHTEPLDLLQADVVVEAMGGVEGPLSLVHPALEAGIPLITANKALLAEAWEALRPFAEEGLIYHEASVMAGTPALSFLETLRGSRLVELHGILNGTTLYILQEMEKGRTYGEALLEAQRMGYAEADPTLDVEGLDAAHKLTLLARLLVDPVFPFPEVKTQGITRLTPEIVQTAQAQGEKVRLVASLYGKGGRWRAAVAPRRLPQDHPLARAQGNILWVRARPLGEVFVTGPGAGGGPTASGLLADLFRFLSGHLGHLPAPAPKPPTEEGTPFPGVE, translated from the coding sequence ATGGAAGAGGTGAAGATCGCCCTCCTGGGCGGAGGCACCGTGGGTAGCGCCTTTTACACCCTGGTCCAGGAACGCCTCGAGGACTTCCATGCCCTGGGCTTCTCCCCTCGGTTTCTGGGGGTACTGGTGCGGGATAGATCCAAGCCCAGGTCCATCCCCGACGAACTCCTGCACACCGAACCCCTGGACCTCCTCCAGGCGGACGTGGTGGTGGAAGCCATGGGTGGGGTGGAGGGCCCCCTTAGCTTGGTCCACCCTGCCCTGGAAGCGGGCATTCCCCTCATCACCGCCAACAAGGCCCTTCTGGCGGAGGCCTGGGAGGCCTTGCGCCCCTTCGCCGAGGAAGGGCTCATCTATCACGAGGCTAGCGTCATGGCCGGCACCCCGGCCCTTTCCTTTTTGGAAACCCTCAGGGGAAGCCGGCTTGTAGAGCTCCACGGGATCCTGAACGGCACCACCCTTTACATCCTCCAGGAGATGGAAAAGGGGCGGACCTATGGGGAAGCCCTCCTCGAGGCGCAACGTATGGGCTACGCCGAGGCGGATCCCACCCTGGACGTGGAGGGCCTAGACGCCGCCCACAAGCTCACCCTTTTGGCCAGGCTTCTTGTGGACCCTGTTTTTCCCTTCCCAGAAGTGAAAACCCAGGGCATTACCCGCCTCACCCCGGAAATCGTCCAAACCGCCCAAGCCCAAGGAGAAAAGGTACGCCTGGTGGCAAGCCTCTACGGGAAGGGTGGGCGCTGGCGCGCGGCGGTGGCCCCCAGGCGCCTACCGCAGGACCACCCCTTGGCCCGGGCTCAAGGCAACATCCTATGGGTGCGGGCAAGGCCCTTGGGCGAGGTCTTCGTGACGGGACCGGGAGCCGGGGGCGGGCCCACGGCCAGCGGCCTCCTTGCCGACCTCTTCCGCTTCCTCTCCGGGCACCTGGGCCACCTGCCCGCCCCGGCCCCAAAGCCTCCCACGGAAGAGGGAACCCCCTTTCCCGGGGTAGAATAA
- a CDS encoding Uma2 family endonuclease → MKNLRAGYIFSSETGFRFPSGAVLSPDAVFEIRSWSQSS, encoded by the coding sequence ATGAAGAACCTCAGGGCCGGGTACATCTTCAGCTCGGAGACCGGATTCCGGTTTCCCAGCGGGGCCGTGCTCTCTCCCGACGCCGTCTTTGAGATCCGCTCCTGGAGCCAAAGCTCTTAG